In Dioscorea cayenensis subsp. rotundata cultivar TDr96_F1 chromosome 11, TDr96_F1_v2_PseudoChromosome.rev07_lg8_w22 25.fasta, whole genome shotgun sequence, a single genomic region encodes these proteins:
- the LOC120272365 gene encoding transcription factor bHLH93-like, with protein sequence MEEVEEQHAFLEELLALRRDTWDLSSFFLPLSTPPPDFFFFSSPPELSTFPPSLPPPPPPSLPPPPSSSSSSFTGFNSTFDSFSQFYQDPITTPDLHPFSSPPLLTDHCLTDPHPFLVSRSRKRKPDGAPSKNLMAERRRRKRLNDRLSLLRSIVPKITKMDRTSILGDTIDYMKELLERIKNLSEEMAQFGFDNSKLLNIFKEMNSDDVSVKNSPPKFDVERRDGDTRIEICCTGKPGLLLSTLDSLEVLGLDIQQCVISCFNDFGLQASCSEDVEKRSGMACEEIKQALFRSAGYGGKGL encoded by the exons ATGGAGGAGGTTGAAGAGCAGCATGCTTTCTTAGAAGAGCTCTTAGCCCTAAGAAGAGATACATGGGATCTCTCCTCCTTCTTTCTCCCTCTCTCCACCCCTCCTCctgacttcttcttcttctcctctccccCTGAACTCTCTACCTTCcctccttctcttcctcctcctcctcctccttctcttcctcctcctccttcttcttcttcttcttctttcaccGGATTCAACTCCACCTTCGATTCCTTTTCTCAATTTTATCAAGATCCAATCACAACTCCAGATCTTCATCCCTTCTCATCCCCTCCTCTTCTCACTGACCATTGCCTCACCGATCCTCATCCATTCCTCGTCTCCCGATCCAGGAAGAGGAAACCCGACGGCGCTCCGTCCAAGAATCTCATGGCTGAACGCCGCCGTAGGAAACGTCTCAATGATCGCCTCTCTCTTCTTCGTTCCATCGTCCCCAAAATCACCaag ATGGATAGAACATCAATATTGGGGGACACAATTGATTACATGAAGGAGCTTTTGGAAAGGATCAAGAATCTGAGTGAAGAAATGGCACAATTTGGATTTGATAACTCTAAATTGCTCAACATTTTCAAGGAGATGAACTCTGATGATGTCTCAGTCAAGAACTCACCtcctaag ttTGATGTGGAGAGGAGGGATGGTGATACAAGGATAGAGATTTGCTGCACTGGGAAACCTGGCTTGTTGTTGTCTACTTTGGATAGTTTGGAGGTTTTGGGCCTTGATATTCAACAGTGTGTCATTTCCTGTTTCAATGATTTTGGACTGCAAGCTTCTTGTTCTGag GATGTGGAGAAGAGGTCAGGGATGGCATGTGAGGAGATCAAGCAAGCATTGTTCAGGAGTGCTGGTTATGGTGGGAAGGGTTTGTAA
- the LOC120271673 gene encoding uncharacterized protein LOC120271673: MEHIHASVPASEVAAFRGRKPYPTQNVLAAMDFNLHFTYVLAGWEGSAHDALVLRDALERSNGLSVPEGKYYLVDVGYATRPGFLSPYRGVRMDSMRASCDSQTSTVRSPTKRPSGNKRWTSTESRFFIRFMATQVEQGFKVDKGFKPQAFHAAIKAIKEEFSIIVTESNVSNHLRTIKKRWTRIKKLKELSGMGWDDRLKMIIIGESEFKDYIKIHPQDEPFLNKPIEDHDLLETICGNDQASGRRAVHFGDEIGMDMYDNESIRQSPQIGGLEDMSFEETDLHANMSTPIHTHSESLKPRGATSTQTRKGKGKRKLISEVEAIQEMNNTFKEALGNMNLTRTLSFAKDLMKECMKLKTYGYSGREINRAYDWLMADEMRAICFLAKDEELRMY; the protein is encoded by the exons ATGGAACATATCCATGCTTCTGTTCCTGCATCTGAAGTTGCAGCATTTCGTGGAAGGAAACCATACCCTACACAAAATGTGCTTGCTGCTATGGACTTTAATTTACATTTCACCTATGTCCTTGCTGGATGGGAAGGTTCAGCACACGATGCTCTAGTCTTACGTGATGCACTCGAGAGATCGAATGGCCTATCAGTTCCTGAAG gaaaatattatttggttGATGTGGGGTACGCTACAAGACCAGGATTTTTATCTCCTTACAGGGGTGTTAG AATGGACAGCATGAGAGCATCCTGTGATAGCCAAACATCAACAGTAAGAAGCCCTACTAAGAGACCTAGTGGCAACAAAAGGTGGACATCTACTGAAAGCCGCTTCTTCATACGGTTCATGGCTACCCAAGTGGAACAAGGATTTAAAGTCGATAAAGGTTTCAAACCCCAAGCATTTCATGCCGCAATTAAGGCAATAAAAGAGGAATTCAGCATCATAGTTACTGAATCAAATGTGTCCAACCACCTAAGGACAATTAAAAAACGGTGGACAAGAATTAAAAAACTGAAAGAATTAAGTGGAATGGGTTGGGATGATAGACTGAAAATGATAATCATTGGTGAGTCGGAGTTTAAGGACTATATCAAG ATTCATCCACAAGATGAACCTTTTTTGAACAAGCCAATTGAAGATCATGATTTGCTAGAGACTATTTGTGGTAATGACCAGGCCAGTGGACGTCGTGCTGTTCACTTTGGGGATGAAATTGGCATGGACATGTATGATAATGAAAGCATCCGTCAATCTCCTCAAATTGGTGGTCTTGAAGATATGTCTTTTGAGGAGACAGATTTGCATGCAAATATGTCAACACCTATCCACACACATTCAGAAAGTTTAAAACCAAGGGGAGCAACATCCACTcaaacaagaaaaggaaaaggaaaaagaaaattaatctcCGAAGTTGAAGCAATACAAGAAATGAATAACACATTTAAGGAGGCACTAGGGAATATGAATCTCACTCGTACTTTGTCCTTTGCCAAAGACCTTATGAAAGAGtgcatgaaattaaaaacatatggaTATTCTGGTCGTGAGATCAATAGGGCCTATGATTGGTTGATGGCGGATGAAATGAGGGCTATATGTTTCTTGGCGAAGGATGAAGAACTTAGAATGTATTGA
- the LOC120271672 gene encoding F-box protein At5g07610-like: MLADNLDLLLEVLSLLPTRSLIRFKSVCKRWHLVISDPYFIKIHTNRCNPYAMSGFRFSNQEVDRCYLLGGAHASASASASASASASAPDLFSLSILKDDAESLKVVGNYRLYCCRSFYGLLICPLMLSRSELVYEFIYIFNPVTKQFKRIPYVDPERYFSDIILTPDHKVIMFSTHFIHYNDADIRMYIPDTQSWKTLYSFGYHKKSRNFESIFIKRKGIFLNGTVYQVMESETIPETTLKFPFCRKLYIFSFNLESLSAQKLLLPLDFYQENLYFGEIQGHLHLIMQQSIFDFVFHIMEIKEDFSGWNFLHCIDLINFMRDIHPQIEYRGQEQYLYGLSPIHVALGEREEDYELFLTLVIPRYWPAYTCGLTKIFSYNIVSNTYREIQEVSNEEEGRYEGYYGAFRIKTYYPMLTTP, encoded by the coding sequence ATGTTGGCGGACAACCTCGACCTTTTGTTGGAGGTACTCTCCCTGCTTCCAACACGATCCCTGATCAGATTCAAAAGTGTTTGCAAGCGATGGCATTTGGTCATCTCAGATCCgtattttatcaaaatacacACAAATCGTTGCAATCCTTATGCCATGTCAGGTTTTAGATTTTCAAATCAAGAGGTTGATCGTTGTTACTTGCTTGGAGGTGCACATGCTTCTgcatcagcatcagcatcagcatcagcatcagcatcagcCCCAGATCTCTTCTCCCTTTCTATCCTCAAAGATGATGCTGAAAGCTTGAAAGTTGTTGGTAACTACCGTCTTTATTGTTGCCGTTCTTTCTATGGTTTACTCATTTGCCCACTTATGCTGAGCCGATCTGAGTTAGTATATGAGTTCATCTACATATTCAATCCTGTGACAAAACAATTCAAAAGAATTCCTTATGTTGACCCAGAACGGTATTTTTCAGATATCATTCTCACTCCTGATCATAAAGTCATAATGTTTTCAACTCATTTCATCCATTACAATGATGCTGATATTAGAATGTATATCCCAGACACTCAATCATGGAAGACCTTATATTCATTTGGATATCATAAAAAATCTCGAAATTTTGAATCAATCtttatcaaaagaaaaggaataTTTTTGAATGGAACAGTTTATCAGGTAATGGAATCTGAGACCATACCTGAGACAACCCTCAAATTTCCCTTTTGCCGCAAACTTTACATATTCTCTTTCAACTTGGAAAGTTTGTCAGCACAAAAACTACTACTTCCTCTTGATTTTTATCAAGAAAATCTATATTTTGGAGAGATCCAAGGTCATTTGCACTTGATTATGCAACAGAgcatatttgattttgtttttcatataatGGAGATCAAAGAAGACTTTTCTGGATGGAATTTCTTGCATTGCATTGATCTGATCAATTTTATGAGAGATATACATCCACAAATAGAATATAGAGGACAAGAGCAATATTTATATGGACTTTCACCGATACATGTAGCTTTgggagaaagagaagaagactaTGAGTTGTTCTTAACGTTGGTTATTCCCAGATATTGGCCTGCATACACATGCGGCcttactaaaattttttcatacaaTATTGTCAGTAACACCTACCGGGAAATACAGGAAGTTTCAAACGAAGAAGAAGGGCGTTATGAAGGGTATTATGGAGCTTTTCGTATCAAGACATATTATCCCATGCTAACCACTCCATGA